In the genome of Methanoregula sp., one region contains:
- a CDS encoding tetratricopeptide repeat protein, whose translation MTRSGKNGVSPEAEYLYRQAREKVDEGEYLHAVTFLQRAIEISPHYPHALVELGNCLDCLNQYDNAVTYYEKVIAVDPLYADAWFNKGMSLKKLGRDMDASPCIERAIELYCGR comes from the coding sequence ATGACAAGGTCTGGTAAGAATGGTGTCTCTCCGGAAGCGGAGTATCTCTATCGACAGGCACGTGAAAAAGTAGACGAGGGGGAATATCTGCATGCGGTGACGTTCCTTCAGCGGGCAATTGAGATTTCGCCTCATTACCCTCATGCACTTGTTGAGCTTGGCAATTGTTTGGATTGTCTCAACCAGTATGATAACGCAGTTACCTACTATGAGAAAGTAATTGCAGTCGATCCATTATACGCAGATGCCTGGTTCAATAAGGGGATGAGCCTGAAAAAACTGGGTCGCGACATGGATGCATCTCCCTGTATTGAGCGGGCAATCGAGCTGTACTGCGGCAGGTAG
- a CDS encoding PAS domain S-box protein, whose amino-acid sequence MDATGTVPDNPVPHTRLGWLNGKTGKILGLVLIPLSLGSIAILASLNLTTVYEFPFLLLTLNTIFIGVISVVIAHLAGRTYMQSGSASIFMMGSGLLVFGLGSIVTGWVIPTSGGPNAAVTIYNTCTCISSILILAGAVLSLQGPVPWKKKGDMRVVAAAYTGILVFVALFSLTTMQGLTPLFFVQGTGPTMLRQVILENTVVFFGAASVLVMVAYRRRRSDFFFWYSISLALIATGLLGVLIPSSVGSLIGWGGRFVQYLGFVTALYAVLIARRESKEKHLPLDTVLANFFVDAEQNYRQLVETANDAIVVYDDDNRILLWNAAAERLFGYTRDEAIGSSSPDLAFDKQSITAIKDEEPHPGDQFAPISESREITCKRKDGKTLPVELTISRRWQEGRRVHTAILRDLTVRKRLEAKLRAANEGLEAKVQERTAELGHTTESLRSANEQLQASCEQLAAAEEELRGQYTALAEQETRIRESEEQFREAFEHAGAGMALTAPDGRFLKVNETLCTMLGYSEEELLQKTFRDVTHPHDIASSDRQVDLTISGKTKVFRFDKRYLHSDGHIVWAAVSSVLLRDDAGEPKFFITHIKDITERKEAEKTISEAYDMIVTSEAEIRQQYADLSEKDEAIRALNRDLEKRVEERTSELQAVNEELSATAEELHRQLQVTAERDRLLAESEERYRRLVDFSPDAIAVHQDGVYVYINPAGLRLFRAAIPEEILGKKVLDLIPAEDRDLIASRIRAVEGEGYSTPLRDVRALRLDGTVVDVQSTGTGILFQGRPAVMIVLRDITLRKQAEKAAEEARIKTEESLALFRSLYENAPIGFAFLDQDFRYQYINQHLAEMNGIPVVDHLGRRFEEMVPEIWATVQPVFEQVRDMKVPVTNIEIQGESHTSPGTTGYWLESVYPVTLPDGRFLGLGVALLDITGRKQVELALKREIQKLDILAMSGRLLLADAPTEQIVTAICTRLMQFLGCDVFFNYIIDDAKDTMLLNAYAGISAETARTLSPLAIGSAVCGCVARDRSKIIVSNVQQDADPQTDMIRSLGITAYVCHPLMHQDSTIGTLSFGTKNRTRFTEDEIALMEAVTDLVAVALARKQADESLRESEERFRSVLENSRDVIYRVNEQTGRYEYISPAVQELVGYTVQELMELDRETSLSMIHPEDLPAFRAGILHMADSGHEELTYRQRAKNGEYRWLSNHMSLTRDNEGHPIYRTGNIRDITERRRTEEDQARLAAIVQYSDEAIIGKTLDGIITSWNAGAERMYGYTAQEMIGRNVSVLLPPGQPDDTRIIQKRICNHKPVIRYETRRRRKDGELIDIYLTASPILDGRGNLRGVSTIAYDITGQKKAQDEIRRANEYNRSLIEASLDPFITINPAGIISDVNTATVLATGFSRKELIGTDFSQYFSEPEKAKEGYEKAFRDGSVTDYELQIRHKNGGVTPVLYNATVYRDPDGNITGVFAAARDITERKKMTAQIETSLAEKETLLKEVHHRVKNNLQIINSIINLQLRKLDDPVVIEAMKDSQSRVRSMALVHEQLYRGESLAHIDIGNYIRALGTGLFQSYEASQRGIKLDLDIPKIPVDINTAIPLGLICNELITNSLKYAFADKKDGKLSISAAMDSAYLKFVVADNGIGLPEHITLENQASLGLRLVNTLTDQLDGTVTIDRTAGTKFTLSFPNNYGKDKPGGAGR is encoded by the coding sequence TTGGATGCAACAGGCACGGTACCTGATAATCCGGTACCGCACACACGACTCGGATGGCTGAACGGGAAAACCGGGAAAATTCTGGGCCTTGTGCTTATCCCGCTCTCCCTTGGCAGTATCGCAATTCTCGCCTCCCTGAACCTGACAACAGTCTATGAATTTCCCTTTCTGCTTCTGACATTAAATACCATTTTTATTGGCGTCATCTCTGTCGTCATCGCCCATCTCGCGGGCCGAACATATATGCAAAGTGGTTCGGCCAGCATCTTCATGATGGGATCCGGCCTGCTCGTCTTCGGCCTCGGTTCTATTGTGACCGGCTGGGTCATTCCCACAAGCGGGGGACCGAACGCAGCAGTCACGATCTATAATACCTGCACCTGCATCAGTTCCATCTTAATCCTTGCCGGGGCCGTCCTCAGTCTGCAGGGCCCGGTGCCCTGGAAAAAGAAGGGGGATATGCGGGTCGTTGCAGCAGCATATACCGGCATCCTGGTTTTCGTGGCACTCTTCAGCCTTACGACTATGCAGGGACTGACCCCTCTCTTCTTTGTCCAGGGGACCGGCCCTACCATGCTCCGGCAGGTCATCCTTGAAAACACGGTCGTGTTCTTTGGAGCAGCGTCTGTCCTTGTCATGGTTGCGTATCGAAGGCGACGGTCAGATTTCTTCTTCTGGTACTCGATCTCACTCGCCCTGATCGCGACCGGCCTTCTGGGTGTCCTGATCCCATCTTCGGTCGGGAGCCTTATCGGATGGGGGGGACGTTTTGTCCAGTATCTCGGTTTTGTCACAGCCCTCTATGCAGTCCTGATTGCCCGGCGGGAATCAAAGGAAAAACACCTGCCTCTCGATACCGTTCTCGCGAATTTCTTTGTCGATGCAGAACAGAATTACCGGCAACTGGTGGAGACAGCGAATGACGCTATCGTTGTGTACGATGACGATAACCGGATCCTTCTCTGGAATGCGGCGGCCGAACGGTTGTTCGGGTATACCCGGGACGAAGCGATCGGGTCGTCCTCTCCGGATCTGGCATTTGATAAGCAATCCATCACGGCCATTAAAGACGAAGAACCACATCCGGGCGATCAATTCGCCCCTATCTCGGAATCCCGGGAGATCACCTGCAAACGCAAAGACGGGAAAACCCTGCCGGTCGAACTGACCATTTCCCGGCGCTGGCAGGAGGGGAGACGGGTTCATACCGCCATCCTCCGGGATTTGACGGTGCGGAAACGCCTTGAGGCAAAACTCCGTGCCGCGAACGAGGGGCTCGAAGCAAAGGTGCAGGAACGGACCGCAGAACTCGGACATACAACCGAATCTCTTCGTAGTGCCAATGAACAGTTGCAGGCATCCTGCGAACAGCTCGCAGCTGCCGAGGAGGAACTCCGGGGGCAGTACACAGCACTCGCAGAACAGGAGACCCGCATCCGGGAGAGCGAGGAGCAGTTCCGGGAGGCTTTCGAGCATGCCGGTGCCGGTATGGCGCTGACCGCCCCGGACGGCCGCTTCCTTAAAGTGAACGAGACCCTCTGCACCATGCTCGGGTATTCTGAAGAAGAACTCTTACAAAAGACCTTCCGTGACGTCACCCACCCCCATGATATCGCATCAAGCGACCGTCAGGTTGATCTGACCATCAGCGGGAAGACGAAGGTGTTCCGGTTCGACAAGCGGTACCTCCACAGCGACGGCCATATCGTCTGGGCGGCCGTGAGCTCAGTGCTGCTCCGCGATGATGCGGGAGAACCGAAATTCTTCATCACCCATATCAAGGACATAACAGAGCGCAAGGAAGCGGAAAAGACTATTTCCGAAGCCTATGACATGATTGTTACCTCCGAAGCAGAGATCCGGCAGCAGTATGCCGACCTTTCTGAGAAAGACGAAGCGATCCGGGCACTCAACCGGGACCTTGAGAAGCGTGTCGAGGAGCGGACGAGCGAACTGCAGGCAGTCAACGAGGAACTGTCAGCAACTGCTGAAGAATTGCACCGGCAACTCCAGGTAACGGCGGAACGGGACCGGCTGTTGGCAGAGAGCGAGGAGCGGTACCGACGGCTCGTGGATTTCTCACCGGATGCTATCGCGGTTCACCAGGACGGGGTGTACGTATACATAAACCCGGCAGGTCTCCGGCTCTTCAGGGCAGCCATACCGGAGGAAATCCTCGGGAAGAAGGTCCTCGACCTGATCCCCGCGGAGGACCGGGACCTTATCGCGTCCCGGATCCGGGCCGTAGAGGGGGAGGGGTACAGCACGCCGCTCCGGGATGTCCGGGCCCTGCGTCTCGATGGCACGGTCGTGGATGTGCAAAGCACCGGCACCGGGATCCTGTTCCAGGGCCGTCCCGCTGTGATGATTGTTCTCCGGGACATCACGCTCCGGAAACAGGCAGAAAAGGCTGCCGAAGAAGCCCGGATAAAAACCGAAGAGTCGCTTGCCCTGTTCCGGTCGCTCTACGAGAACGCCCCGATTGGTTTTGCATTCCTTGATCAGGATTTCCGGTACCAGTACATCAACCAGCATCTCGCGGAGATGAATGGAATTCCGGTTGTGGATCACCTTGGCCGGAGATTTGAAGAGATGGTCCCGGAGATCTGGGCCACTGTACAACCGGTCTTCGAGCAGGTCCGCGACATGAAAGTTCCGGTCACCAACATCGAGATCCAGGGAGAGTCCCATACATCCCCCGGCACCACGGGATACTGGCTGGAGAGCGTCTATCCGGTTACGCTGCCGGATGGCAGGTTTCTCGGGCTGGGCGTGGCGCTCCTTGACATCACCGGGCGCAAACAGGTCGAGCTCGCGCTGAAAAGGGAGATACAGAAACTCGACATCCTTGCCATGTCAGGCCGGCTGCTCCTCGCCGATGCACCGACCGAGCAAATCGTGACTGCCATCTGCACAAGACTGATGCAGTTCCTCGGCTGCGACGTATTTTTCAACTATATTATCGATGATGCAAAGGATACAATGCTCCTGAATGCGTATGCCGGGATCTCTGCTGAGACGGCACGCACACTATCCCCGCTTGCAATCGGGAGCGCAGTCTGCGGCTGTGTTGCCCGGGACAGGTCGAAGATCATCGTCAGCAATGTCCAGCAGGATGCCGATCCCCAAACAGACATGATCCGTTCCCTCGGGATCACCGCATATGTCTGCCACCCGCTTATGCACCAGGACAGTACCATCGGTACGCTCTCATTTGGCACAAAAAACCGCACCCGTTTCACTGAAGATGAGATCGCGCTGATGGAAGCGGTGACCGACCTTGTTGCGGTCGCGCTGGCACGAAAACAGGCTGATGAATCGCTGCGGGAGAGTGAGGAACGCTTCCGGTCCGTGCTGGAGAATTCCCGGGATGTCATCTACCGTGTAAACGAGCAGACGGGCCGGTACGAGTACATCAGTCCGGCTGTCCAGGAACTTGTCGGGTATACGGTTCAGGAGCTGATGGAACTGGATCGTGAAACATCGCTTTCCATGATTCATCCCGAGGATTTACCGGCATTCCGTGCCGGTATTTTACACATGGCAGATTCCGGGCACGAAGAACTAACATACCGCCAGCGGGCAAAGAACGGCGAATACCGCTGGCTCTCCAATCACATGTCCCTGACCCGGGACAACGAAGGTCACCCGATCTACCGTACCGGCAACATCCGTGATATCACGGAACGCAGGCGGACAGAAGAAGACCAGGCACGGCTGGCCGCCATCGTGCAGTACTCCGACGAGGCGATCATCGGGAAAACACTGGACGGGATCATCACGAGCTGGAATGCCGGTGCAGAGCGGATGTATGGGTATACCGCACAGGAGATGATCGGCAGGAACGTCTCCGTCCTGCTGCCGCCCGGCCAGCCGGATGACACCAGGATCATCCAGAAGCGTATCTGCAATCACAAGCCGGTTATCCGGTACGAGACCCGGCGCAGGAGGAAAGACGGGGAGCTGATTGACATATACCTTACAGCATCGCCGATACTGGATGGCCGGGGCAACCTTAGAGGAGTATCCACAATTGCCTATGATATCACGGGGCAGAAAAAGGCACAGGATGAGATCAGGCGTGCCAATGAGTACAACCGGAGCCTGATCGAAGCAAGCCTCGATCCTTTCATCACCATCAACCCAGCCGGGATTATCAGTGACGTGAATACAGCAACCGTCCTCGCGACCGGGTTCAGCCGGAAAGAACTTATCGGAACCGACTTCTCGCAGTATTTCTCCGAACCGGAAAAGGCAAAAGAAGGGTACGAGAAGGCATTCCGGGACGGGTCCGTCACCGACTATGAACTTCAGATCCGGCATAAAAACGGCGGGGTAACCCCGGTCCTGTATAATGCAACCGTGTACCGCGATCCCGACGGGAACATTACCGGCGTTTTTGCCGCTGCCCGCGACATCACCGAGCGGAAAAAGATGACTGCGCAGATCGAGACCTCGCTCGCCGAGAAGGAAACGCTCCTCAAAGAGGTTCACCACCGGGTCAAGAACAACCTCCAGATCATCAACAGCATCATCAACCTCCAGCTGCGGAAGCTCGACGACCCCGTTGTCATTGAGGCCATGAAAGACAGCCAGAGCCGGGTGCGGTCCATGGCGCTCGTCCACGAACAGCTCTACCGGGGCGAGAGCCTGGCCCATATCGACATCGGGAATTATATCCGGGCACTGGGAACCGGGCTCTTCCAGTCGTACGAAGCGTCACAGCGGGGGATCAAGCTTGATCTGGACATCCCGAAGATTCCCGTGGACATCAATACTGCCATCCCGCTCGGTCTCATCTGCAACGAACTGATCACAAACAGCCTGAAGTACGCATTCGCGGACAAGAAAGACGGGAAACTCAGCATCAGTGCTGCCATGGATTCCGCGTACCTGAAATTTGTCGTGGCTGACAATGGGATCGGTCTGCCGGAGCATATCACGCTGGAAAACCAGGCCTCGCTCGGGCTTCGTCTGGTAAATACGCTTACTGACCAGCTGGACGGGACGGTTACCATTGACCGGACTGCGGGTACGAAGTTCACATTATCCTTCCCCAATAATTATGGGAAGGACAAACCGGGAGGTGCCGGGAGATGA
- a CDS encoding response regulator → MNGKPQILVVEDELLVAQDLLEILTGFGYDVPGIANSGEGAIRLAGEKRPDLVLMDINLTGEMDGITAGGEIRSRWGIPIIYATAYTSRTIVDRAKKTSPSGFIFKPYNDMQIEIAVEIALHSAGIERQLKEYEETIRVLQQADSGRGSPPP, encoded by the coding sequence ATGAATGGAAAACCACAAATCCTTGTTGTTGAGGATGAACTGCTGGTGGCCCAGGATCTGCTGGAGATCCTGACCGGGTTCGGGTACGATGTTCCCGGCATTGCAAATTCCGGCGAAGGAGCGATCCGGCTTGCCGGAGAAAAACGCCCGGACCTCGTGTTGATGGATATCAACCTGACCGGTGAGATGGACGGGATTACTGCCGGTGGCGAGATCCGGTCACGGTGGGGTATCCCCATCATTTATGCCACGGCATATACTTCCAGGACGATTGTCGATCGGGCAAAAAAAACCAGTCCTTCCGGCTTCATCTTCAAACCCTATAACGATATGCAGATCGAGATCGCAGTCGAGATTGCACTGCATAGTGCCGGGATCGAACGGCAGCTGAAGGAATACGAGGAAACAATACGGGTATTGCAGCAGGCAGATTCCGGAAGGGGATCTCCCCCTCCATGA
- a CDS encoding ATP-binding protein — protein MNNYGIPEGRTGTITIHGRREDKKNVFTIGDDSIGLPPGTDWKNPRSLGLKIVSLLVQQARGTIGLLPRKGTVFRITLEEQPNIPVHAVSDVN, from the coding sequence ATGAATAATTACGGAATTCCGGAAGGACGAACGGGGACTATCACCATTCACGGAAGACGGGAAGATAAAAAAAATGTCTTTACTATCGGGGACGATAGCATCGGGCTGCCTCCGGGCACCGATTGGAAAAACCCACGTTCGCTCGGGCTGAAGATCGTCTCCCTGCTGGTGCAGCAGGCCCGGGGCACCATCGGGCTGCTGCCGCGAAAGGGCACGGTCTTCCGGATTACGCTTGAAGAACAGCCGAATATTCCGGTTCATGCGGTTTCCGATGTGAACTGA
- a CDS encoding PAS domain S-box protein, which produces MAAFDQEKVDKIKQYLRWHPRGMTISDLSSKTKMNRNMVAKYLDLLLISGQVEMQITGAAKVYFLSHRVPISAMLEFSSDYVIVLDTGQIVIQVNEPVLKFLNEKREALIGKKISEITNPFFSCLPTPEPVKNGQIAEEKITEMSSLLHGETFHFRVKQVPTAFEDGGQGFTYLIEDITAKKTSEESLKISEARYRGIVEDQTEFITRFHPDGTLTFVNESYARYLGKIPAELLGRFHIPGINDEDLVMLNQALQSLDKEHPVTTIDCRVSDPSGRVCWNLWTIRALFDDKGMVHEYQGVGRDNTEKREAAAKINNYIKIMEFLSQTGKAFMDMGEGDDIYAYVAQQVYSLAPGFLVWVGYLDEPNQKLILKSVVGNPIALDTMQQLTGMKVADMTFPINKADTAELIRHRRLVKTPPLFRLLHMQVPDERCRQIEEAAGGIESYLMGLVSKGRILGDVGISLQSGSELPNRELIEAFIRQAAIAIDRKIAEDALKKSEQQYRSVIDNIQDIFYRTDRDGNLIMASPSWAHILGYRSLDECIGRNIADTFYQEPAKRKEFLDAVCRYGEVRDYEVVLKRKDGTPLFVAVSSHQYYDESGDVLGIEGIIRDVTERHAAAEKIRNHIAQIKFFSRKLQEFIELPPASDIYLKIATDLHSLVPDAMIIVNSHDNTTGNLTVRSILSDADRDKCTQHLGRVPLGLSMRLDYAAIEGLREGRLHKLPLSLFELCFRQIPEDICKKIAASVNMGDFYSIGFVQGDEIYGNATICLYKGSAIQNLPLIETYAFQASIALQRRVAEDALKESERKRAEDALKNSENYLLKIFNSTQSGLVVIDPETHAIFDANSTAAELIGTDKNSIVGSICKKWFCPTENDLCPVMDLGQQLVRSEGVLNTIKGEKRSILRTVVPVQLGEHEYFLESFVDITERKKAEEALRESERKFRAIIDHSYQFIGLMKTDGTLIEANRSALDCCGIHASDVVGKPFWDTPWWSHSEELQDRLRDAVSRAAAGEFVRFEATHPTADGHLINVDFSLKPVLDDQGGILYLIPEGRDITERKIVEKALQESEERLSGVVKNAPIGIAFSDSHSGVIEYINPEFVKILGYTLDSNPNMADWFEQMYPDPEYRQKLYEIWMNDMRRLAGKNTYTDNIFRVRCKDGSDKDIRWRVVHFTNGKALTITEDFSGRKKAEEALKESEKKFRDIAEMLPQSVWECDVGGNLTFANRRSFDMYRYDLEDLDNGVTIWQMMHPNDRDRVKKEVFQGFNHGPQEFPELYHYTALRKDGSSFPIEIYATLVVRKDQIVGMRGIGIDITERRKAEEALRESEKRFHDLAEMLPQNVWECDAQGNLTFANQRSLEMYRYDPEDLDTGLTIWQMIHPGDRERVFNDFVEGLMHEPKKFPECHEFTALRKDGSTFPLLVYHVPIVHDNKITGMRGIGIDITDRKLAEEALRQSEARLYTILHSSPIPKYVIGSDYRVMYWNKALEEFSGIKAQDIIGTTRRWQAISDPVRPCLADLMIDGNMESVQEWYMKKIIPSKFMEGAVEMTDFFPHAGEGGKWLHHTAVAIKDGKGNILGAVETIEDITDRHHLEKLKFNSF; this is translated from the coding sequence ATGGCAGCTTTTGATCAAGAGAAGGTCGATAAAATCAAGCAATATCTCCGGTGGCATCCCCGGGGCATGACTATCTCTGATCTCTCCTCCAAAACAAAGATGAACAGAAACATGGTGGCCAAGTATCTTGATCTGCTCCTCATTTCCGGCCAGGTGGAGATGCAGATCACCGGGGCTGCCAAGGTATATTTCCTCTCCCACCGGGTTCCGATTTCAGCAATGCTTGAATTTTCCTCCGATTATGTTATTGTGCTCGATACAGGACAGATAGTTATTCAGGTGAACGAACCGGTTCTTAAATTTCTCAATGAAAAAAGAGAAGCACTCATCGGCAAAAAAATCAGCGAGATTACTAATCCTTTCTTCAGCTGCCTCCCAACACCAGAACCGGTTAAAAACGGGCAAATTGCCGAGGAAAAGATAACGGAAATGAGCAGTCTGCTTCATGGAGAGACATTTCATTTCAGAGTAAAGCAGGTGCCGACAGCATTTGAAGACGGGGGCCAGGGGTTTACCTATCTTATCGAAGATATCACTGCTAAAAAAACCTCTGAAGAATCCTTAAAGATAAGCGAAGCACGGTACCGTGGTATCGTTGAGGACCAGACTGAGTTCATCACGCGGTTCCACCCTGATGGCACCCTCACTTTCGTGAATGAGTCGTATGCCCGTTATCTCGGGAAAATACCCGCAGAACTTCTTGGCAGGTTCCACATACCCGGGATTAATGATGAAGATTTAGTTATGCTGAACCAGGCACTTCAGTCCCTTGATAAGGAACATCCTGTTACGACTATAGACTGCCGGGTGTCGGACCCGTCCGGCCGGGTCTGCTGGAATCTCTGGACTATCCGTGCGCTTTTTGACGATAAAGGAATGGTCCATGAGTACCAGGGTGTGGGACGGGATAACACCGAGAAACGTGAGGCTGCAGCAAAGATCAACAATTACATCAAAATAATGGAATTCCTCTCGCAGACCGGAAAGGCATTCATGGACATGGGTGAAGGCGATGACATCTATGCATACGTTGCGCAGCAGGTTTATTCTCTCGCACCGGGATTTTTAGTATGGGTAGGTTACTTAGACGAACCGAACCAGAAACTCATTCTCAAAAGCGTTGTTGGAAATCCGATTGCCCTCGATACGATGCAGCAGCTCACCGGGATGAAGGTAGCGGATATGACCTTTCCCATCAATAAGGCTGACACGGCGGAGCTCATCCGGCACCGGCGACTTGTAAAAACTCCCCCTCTCTTTCGGCTCCTCCACATGCAGGTTCCCGATGAGAGATGCAGGCAGATCGAAGAAGCTGCGGGTGGCATCGAGTCCTACCTGATGGGACTCGTCTCCAAGGGAAGGATTCTTGGCGATGTCGGCATAAGCCTTCAGAGCGGTTCCGAGCTGCCGAACCGGGAACTGATCGAGGCGTTCATCCGGCAGGCTGCGATTGCGATCGACAGGAAGATTGCCGAAGATGCACTGAAAAAGAGCGAGCAGCAGTACCGCAGTGTGATCGATAATATCCAGGATATCTTTTACCGGACTGACCGTGACGGAAACCTGATCATGGCAAGCCCCAGCTGGGCACATATTCTTGGATACCGATCCCTTGACGAATGTATTGGCAGGAATATTGCGGATACTTTTTACCAGGAGCCGGCGAAACGAAAGGAGTTCCTCGATGCTGTTTGCCGGTATGGGGAGGTCCGGGATTATGAAGTAGTGCTGAAACGAAAGGATGGCACTCCCCTGTTCGTTGCTGTGAGCAGCCATCAGTACTATGACGAATCCGGTGATGTTCTCGGCATTGAAGGGATTATACGGGACGTCACCGAGCGACACGCGGCAGCAGAGAAAATCAGGAATCATATTGCCCAGATAAAATTTTTTTCCCGAAAACTGCAGGAGTTCATAGAACTGCCCCCGGCATCCGATATTTACTTAAAAATCGCTACAGATCTGCATTCACTCGTTCCGGATGCGATGATCATTGTCAACTCCCATGACAATACAACCGGGAATCTCACGGTCAGGTCTATTCTCAGCGATGCCGATCGTGATAAATGCACGCAACATCTCGGGCGGGTCCCTCTTGGCCTGAGCATGAGGTTGGATTATGCTGCCATCGAAGGTTTACGTGAGGGACGACTCCATAAATTGCCGCTGTCTCTGTTTGAATTATGTTTCAGGCAGATTCCGGAAGATATCTGCAAAAAAATTGCCGCATCCGTCAACATGGGGGACTTTTATTCAATAGGGTTTGTGCAGGGAGACGAGATCTACGGGAACGCAACGATCTGTCTCTATAAGGGTTCCGCTATTCAAAACCTGCCGCTTATCGAGACCTATGCATTCCAGGCCTCGATTGCACTCCAGCGGCGGGTTGCCGAAGATGCGCTCAAAGAGAGCGAGAGGAAACGTGCAGAAGATGCATTGAAGAACAGTGAGAACTATTTATTGAAAATTTTCAACTCCACGCAGTCCGGACTCGTGGTCATCGATCCGGAGACGCATGCGATCTTCGATGCCAATTCCACCGCTGCAGAACTGATCGGAACTGACAAAAATTCCATTGTCGGTTCAATCTGTAAAAAATGGTTCTGTCCCACAGAAAATGATCTGTGCCCGGTCATGGATCTCGGACAGCAGCTTGTCCGTTCGGAAGGTGTACTGAACACTATCAAAGGAGAGAAGCGCTCCATACTCAGAACCGTTGTCCCTGTGCAGCTGGGGGAACATGAATATTTTCTTGAGAGTTTTGTTGATATCACGGAGCGTAAAAAGGCGGAAGAGGCGCTCCGGGAAAGCGAACGAAAATTCCGGGCGATCATCGATCACTCATACCAGTTCATCGGCCTGATGAAGACCGATGGGACCCTTATCGAAGCAAACCGGTCTGCACTGGACTGTTGCGGGATACATGCATCGGACGTGGTAGGGAAACCATTCTGGGACACTCCGTGGTGGAGCCATTCGGAAGAACTTCAGGATCGGTTACGGGATGCCGTATCAAGGGCCGCTGCTGGGGAATTCGTACGGTTTGAGGCTACGCATCCCACAGCTGACGGGCATCTGATAAACGTGGATTTTTCCCTTAAGCCCGTTCTGGATGATCAGGGCGGTATATTATATCTGATACCGGAAGGTCGGGACATCACCGAACGTAAAATTGTTGAAAAAGCCCTTCAGGAGAGCGAGGAGCGACTCAGTGGCGTTGTTAAGAATGCACCAATAGGTATTGCATTCTCCGACAGTCATTCCGGAGTTATTGAGTATATCAATCCGGAATTTGTGAAGATATTAGGGTACACCCTTGACAGTAACCCGAATATGGCCGACTGGTTCGAACAGATGTATCCCGACCCTGAATACCGTCAGAAGTTATATGAAATCTGGATGAATGACATGCGCAGACTCGCCGGGAAGAATACCTATACAGATAATATATTCCGGGTTCGCTGCAAGGACGGGTCTGACAAGGACATCCGGTGGAGGGTAGTTCACTTCACGAACGGAAAAGCACTTACGATAACTGAAGATTTCTCAGGACGCAAGAAAGCCGAAGAAGCGCTTAAAGAGAGTGAGAAGAAATTCCGGGATATTGCCGAAATGCTGCCTCAATCGGTCTGGGAATGTGATGTTGGAGGAAATCTCACCTTTGCCAACCGACGCAGTTTTGACATGTACCGTTATGATCTGGAAGACTTGGACAATGGTGTGACAATATGGCAGATGATGCATCCCAATGACCGGGATAGAGTGAAAAAGGAAGTTTTTCAGGGTTTCAATCACGGCCCTCAGGAATTCCCTGAACTCTATCACTATACTGCGTTACGCAAGGATGGGAGCTCATTCCCTATAGAAATCTATGCAACACTTGTTGTCCGTAAGGACCAGATCGTGGGAATGCGGGGTATCGGGATCGACATCACTGAGCGCAGGAAGGCCGAAGAAGCGCTCCGTGAGAGCGAGAAGAGATTCCACGATCTTGCCGAGATGCTGCCCCAGAACGTCTGGGAATGTGATGCACAGGGAAATCTCACCTTTGCCAACCAACGCAGTCTAGAAATGTACCGCTACGATCCGGAAGATCTGGACACGGGACTGACCATCTGGCAGATGATCCATCCCGGTGACCGGGAACGGGTGTTTAATGACTTTGTTGAGGGATTAATGCATGAACCGAAAAAGTTCCCTGAATGCCACGAATTTACTGCATTGCGGAAGGACGGCAGCACATTTCCCCTGCTGGTGTATCATGTTCCGATTGTCCATGATAATAAAATCACCGGCATGAGAGGTATCGGGATTGATATCACAGATCGCAAACTGGCTGAAGAAGCGCTGCGCCAGAGCGAAGCGCGCCTGTATACCATTTTACACAGTTCCCCTATTCCGAAATATGTCATCGGTTCAGATTATCGCGTCATGTACTGGAATAAGGCACTTGAAGAATTCAGTGGCATTAAAGCTCAGGATATAATCGGGACAACCCGGCGATGGCAGGCAATCTCTGACCCCGTACGGCCGTGCCTGGCTGATCTCATGATTGATGGGAATATGGAATCTGTTCAGGAATGGTATATGAAAAAAATTATCCCGTCCAAGTTTATGGAGGGGGCCGTTGAGATGACCGACTTTTTCCCTCATGCAGGTGAAGGAGGGAAATGGCTGCATCATACTGCTGTTGCCATCAAAGACGGGAAGGGCAATATCCTTGGAGCGGTTGAGACTATTGAGGATATCACTGACCGGCATCATCTTGAGAAATTAAAATTCAATTCCTTCTGA